The genomic segment TGGGTAACGAAATATTGCAGTTGCTGAACGGGAATCTGGATGCGGGTGTTCAGAATTTATCTTTTGAACATGGTGGAAAACTGACAACTGGCTTTTATTTTGTTCGGGTCGTTGCCGGTTCAGAAACCGTGGTGAAACGATTTTCAGTACGTTAAAAAAGTAGATCATTATAATTTTGGATAAAAAAACGGGAATCTTTTGGTTCCCGTTTTTTTTATCTTATTCCTGTTCTTCATCTACCCATAGTCCGTCATCTTTAATGATTTTGATCAGCTCATCCAAGGCCTGTGCAGAGCTGACATTCTTTTTGACGACCTGCTGGCCACGATATAATGTGACTTTGTCCGGTCCTGCACCGACATAACCGTAATCTGCGTCTGCCATTTCGCCCGGGCCATTCACGATACAGCCCATGATCCCTATTTTCAGCCCTTTTAAATGGTTGGTCCTGCTTCGGATCATCTGTGTGGTCTCTTGGAGGTCAAACAGTGTACGGCCGCAGCTGGGGCAGGATATATATTCCGTTTTTGATATTCTGGAACGGGTCGCCTGCAGTATTCCGAAGGATAGTGAGGCGATATTCTCCAGCGCTGTGGCAGGTGAATCGATCCAAATCCCTGAACCCAGGCCGTCAATCAGTAGTGCCCCCATGTCGGTAGACGCATAGAGCTGTATCTTGGAGGTCGGCTCTTCGGGATTCATAAAATCACCGACAGGTCCCGAGAACTCTTCCTTGGGATAGGTCCTTTTGATAATGACAGGATTGTCGATCCCAATATCTTGTAGGTTTCTGAAAAATTGCCGTTGATCAGCCATTCCGTGAATATGGTCGGTTTCGACAATAAATACAACCGTATTATCCAGCTGCAAAGACTCAAATACAGCTGTTGCCAAATCCGCATTGCTGATCTTGACCATGTTGAGCACCCGGTCTTTTCGTGTTGCATGCACAAACTCATGCAACGTATAAAGGGGATGTATATTTGTTATATCCTTGAGTGTAGACCAGGTGGTAAAATTATAAACCTGCTTTAAATTTGCCGGCATGGTAAATGAGGGCAAATTGTCACCCAGATAAACGAAGTCTACTGACTGTTCGCCCATGTGATATTTATCCAGAAGCATATCGTAGCGATAGCCTACTTTAGCGAGAATTTGGGCATCTTTTAGATTTTCATTGGAAATGTCGATAACGATGCGTGGTACCAGTGAGCCTCCGATAAAGGTATTCACCTCCTGGCTCAGATAAGGCTGTGCAGAACTATCCGGTGAGAACTGAATAATTTCCGGCTGCCGCTGCCCGGCCAGCTGCTTTTTGCGTTTACTATATCTATTGACTAATGCAATAGCTACCGGAGCCTCGCGCTCGGGTTCTTCGGTCAAAGACACCCGTACGGTATCGCCCAGACCATCCTCCAATAAGGTTCCGATACCGACAGCCGATTTTATACGACCATCCTCACCATCACCCGCTTCGGTCACGCCCAGGTGTAGTGGATAATTCATGTTCTCAGAAACCATCTTTTCAACTAGTAGGCGGTAGGCCTTAACCATGACCTGAGGATTGGACGATTTCATCGAAATACAGAGGTTATAGAAACTGAGGTCTTCACACATCCGTATGAATTCCATGGCAGATTCCACCATCCCTTCAGGGGTGTCACCATAATGACTCATGATCCGGTCAGATAGCGAACCGTGGTTGGTCCCGATACGCATTGCAGTGCCATTTTCTTTACAGATCTTGACTAAAGGTGCAAATTTGGTATAGATACGTTCTAGTTCGAGTTTATAGGCCTCTTCTGTATAAGAGAGTTGATCAAACCTCTTTTTATCGGCATAGTTGCCTGGGTTGACACGTACTTTTTCGACGATACGTGCCGCTACCTCAGCTGCATTCGGGGTAAAATGGATATCGGCAACCAACGGCACCTTATACCCCCGCTTGCGGAGCTCATTTTTGATGTTGGCTAAATTTTGTGCTTCTTTGATGCTTGGCGCAGTGATACGAACATATTCACAGCCGGCTTCAACCATCCGGATGGTCTGCTCTACAGATCCCAGGGTGTCCATCGTGTCCACTGTAGTCATACTTTGGATACGGATAGGGTTGTCTCCGCCCATAGGGACATCACCAATCTGGATCTCCCTGGTCTTCCATCTTGAATAATCTACCTTGGAATTGCAGTAGATTCCCGGTAAAGTCAACATATTACTTGTGTTCATATATAACACAAAGTTAGGCTTTCTTGACTAAATATCCTTCGGCAATTAATATCTTCTGATTTTTATCGATGTTATGCCGCCATTGATGTCAAAATCAAATTTATGTGTGGCCGTATCGTAATTGGTGGTTTTGACAAAGCCGTCACTTTTTAAGAAGTCACCTTCATAATCCGTTGAGGAGAGCGCATTGTCGCTGGTGATGCGGCATGCAGCGTCCTTAGGGATGGCAATTTCGACGGATGATGCTCCGGTATCCATGGAGACTTTGGTGGTCGCCATGGGCTGTCCCAGTTTAAGTTTTAGGCTAGTGGCTCCGGCGTCGATGTCTATCGCCTCTATTTTGTATGGGGAAAGATCCAGTTTGGCATCGATCGCGCCAATATCAAAATTCAGGTTCCAAATGATATTGGAATTGAGCGCAATGTATGTATTGTTGTTTTTGCCGTTAAAATCCTTGTCTCTGAATTTGCCTTTTAAAGTAATATTCATTTTATCAGGAGAGTCTCCTTGTGTTGTCATACCCAAAAGGTATTCCTTGGAGGTGTTGTACGCCGTAAAAAGTGCAGTTGTCGTGCTGCTGTCGTTCTTCAGGGCAGTCGCTCCGAGATCAATGTTCAATTTTGCACGTTGAATTTTGGTGTCTAGTGGTACCTCGAGTTTTTGTGTCGTATAGTTCGTTTTGTCGTTGGGGTCGTCCACATTGATATTGACACCTTTATTTTTTAACAAGTGCGTCAACAGGGGCTCCTTGGGAGTGGAAAGACCGACGAAAGTCAGGAAGCCCAGAATGACTACTGTAGCACCAATGGCAATAAACTGACCTATCTGCTGATCTTTGGGGACGAGCATACGGATACCGGCAAGCACAATAAACAGTGGCCAATACTTAAAAATGCCCACCCAGTTGAATGAAATACTGTTGAGCTGGGACAATAATAAGATCACTCCTATAAAAAGAATCGTGATTCCGGTTGTTATACGTTGTGTATTCATGACTAATTCCGTTTGTTATATAGCCCAAAAGTACGCTGCCTATGCGGATACTGTACCAAAGATTAGGCTATTATACATAAAAATTCGGTAAATGTCGCTAATTGATCGGTAAGTAAATTTGTTTTTCTCCGACTTTTTGGCTTTTTGCTTGTTTATATATTTGCTGGAATTAATTACCTTTAATAAATACATTGGATACGGATAATACGATTATGGGTATTACCGCGAATTAACTGGTTACTATGATTTTTCATCACATTGGCGCATATCTGATATTACTGAAATCGGTGTTTAAAAAGCCGGAGAAAGGGCGTATCTACTGGAAAGAGACTGTACTGGCCATGACCGACATCGGTATTGGTTCTTTAGGACTTATCGTGATCATCTCGACCTTTATCGGAGCTGTAATGACTATGCAGATTGCTTTTCAGATGGTGTCGGACCTTATTCCGAACTCCATCATTGGATCTATCAATAGAGATTCCAACATTTTAGAACTGGGGCCGACGATTTCGGGACTGGTTTTGATGGGAAAGATCGGCTCATCGATTTCCTCGCAGATCGGCTCCATGCGGGTTACCGAGCAGATAGATGCTTTGGAGATCATGGGGATCAACGCGCCGGGCTATCTGATATTGCCCAAAATATTGGCTGGTGTAACAATGATACCCATGCTGGTTATTATAGCGATTGTGTGTGCTCTGGTCGGCGGACTGGTCGGTGGGTCCCTTTCGGGGGCGGTAACGCCTGCAGATTATATCTTGGGTATCCAAGATAGTTTTAACGGCTTTACAGTAACGGTAGCATTGGTTAAGGCTGTCGTTTTTGGATTTATCATTACGTCTGTGTCGGCTTATAAGGGATATAAAGTGAAGGGGGGAGCGCTGGAGGTGGGGCAGGCCAGCACCGAGGCTGTTGTGGTGGGCTGTATTACTATTTTGGCAGCAGATTATGTGATTACAGCATTAATGCTTTAAAAAGAGTATATGATTCAAATAGAAGATATTTATAAGTCATTTGGCGATAATCACGTTCTGAAGGGAATCAGTGCAAATTTTGAACCCGGAAAGGTGAGCCTGATTATCGGCGGATCCGGATCCGGCAAAAGCACTTTGCTAAAGTGCATCGTTGGCTTACATCATCCGGAAAAAGGCAGGGTCCTTTTCGATGGTCAGGATTTTACTCGCATGAATTTTGAAGAGCGTGTCCCCATCCGTAAGGAAATTGGTATGCTTTTCCAAAATTCAGCGCTTTTTGATTCGATGACTGTCGAACAGAATATCATGTTTTCTCTGGACATGTTTACAGATATGTCCAAATCGGAAAAATTGGACCGGGCGAATCATTGTCTGGAACAAGTGAACCTGGAAGGACGTAATAAGCTGTACCCGGCAGAGCTTTCAGGAGGAATGAAAAAGCGTGTCGGTATTGCCCGCGCCATCAGCATGAACCCCAAATATCTTTTTTGTGATGAGCCCAACTCAGG from the Sphingobacterium thalpophilum genome contains:
- the ispG gene encoding (E)-4-hydroxy-3-methylbut-2-enyl-diphosphate synthase; translated protein: MNTSNMLTLPGIYCNSKVDYSRWKTREIQIGDVPMGGDNPIRIQSMTTVDTMDTLGSVEQTIRMVEAGCEYVRITAPSIKEAQNLANIKNELRKRGYKVPLVADIHFTPNAAEVAARIVEKVRVNPGNYADKKRFDQLSYTEEAYKLELERIYTKFAPLVKICKENGTAMRIGTNHGSLSDRIMSHYGDTPEGMVESAMEFIRMCEDLSFYNLCISMKSSNPQVMVKAYRLLVEKMVSENMNYPLHLGVTEAGDGEDGRIKSAVGIGTLLEDGLGDTVRVSLTEEPEREAPVAIALVNRYSKRKKQLAGQRQPEIIQFSPDSSAQPYLSQEVNTFIGGSLVPRIVIDISNENLKDAQILAKVGYRYDMLLDKYHMGEQSVDFVYLGDNLPSFTMPANLKQVYNFTTWSTLKDITNIHPLYTLHEFVHATRKDRVLNMVKISNADLATAVFESLQLDNTVVFIVETDHIHGMADQRQFFRNLQDIGIDNPVIIKRTYPKEEFSGPVGDFMNPEEPTSKIQLYASTDMGALLIDGLGSGIWIDSPATALENIASLSFGILQATRSRISKTEYISCPSCGRTLFDLQETTQMIRSRTNHLKGLKIGIMGCIVNGPGEMADADYGYVGAGPDKVTLYRGQQVVKKNVSSAQALDELIKIIKDDGLWVDEEQE
- a CDS encoding LiaI-LiaF-like domain-containing protein, which gives rise to MNTQRITTGITILFIGVILLLSQLNSISFNWVGIFKYWPLFIVLAGIRMLVPKDQQIGQFIAIGATVVILGFLTFVGLSTPKEPLLTHLLKNKGVNINVDDPNDKTNYTTQKLEVPLDTKIQRAKLNIDLGATALKNDSSTTTALFTAYNTSKEYLLGMTTQGDSPDKMNITLKGKFRDKDFNGKNNNTYIALNSNIIWNLNFDIGAIDAKLDLSPYKIEAIDIDAGATSLKLKLGQPMATTKVSMDTGASSVEIAIPKDAACRITSDNALSSTDYEGDFLKSDGFVKTTNYDTATHKFDFDINGGITSIKIRRY
- a CDS encoding MlaE family ABC transporter permease; protein product: MIFHHIGAYLILLKSVFKKPEKGRIYWKETVLAMTDIGIGSLGLIVIISTFIGAVMTMQIAFQMVSDLIPNSIIGSINRDSNILELGPTISGLVLMGKIGSSISSQIGSMRVTEQIDALEIMGINAPGYLILPKILAGVTMIPMLVIIAIVCALVGGLVGGSLSGAVTPADYILGIQDSFNGFTVTVALVKAVVFGFIITSVSAYKGYKVKGGALEVGQASTEAVVVGCITILAADYVITALML
- a CDS encoding ABC transporter ATP-binding protein, translated to MIQIEDIYKSFGDNHVLKGISANFEPGKVSLIIGGSGSGKSTLLKCIVGLHHPEKGRVLFDGQDFTRMNFEERVPIRKEIGMLFQNSALFDSMTVEQNIMFSLDMFTDMSKSEKLDRANHCLEQVNLEGRNKLYPAELSGGMKKRVGIARAISMNPKYLFCDEPNSGLDPETSIVIDELILKITQELNCTTVVVTHDMNSVMGIGEYILFLYKGQKFWEGSNKDMMRSDVEELNNFVFASPLMKSAKASLGE